One window of the Halobacillus litoralis genome contains the following:
- the addA gene encoding helicase-exonuclease AddAB subunit AddA yields the protein MVSWTKEQERAIYSHGSNILVAAAAGSGKTAVLVERIIQKLLHKDDPVDIDSLLVVTFTNAAAQEMRNRVGQALAKALEENPDSHHLKKQLSLLQNASISTLHSFCMEVVRRYAYLLDLDPGFRIADTVEADLIQQEVLEDLFEDWYGKEGEEQQRFFDVVERFSSDRSDLDVEKLVLDLYTFATQNPWPDAWLDQMVGMYNVARDAEEADLPWLALLKHEVSSQLKAMEAEARQVLDLTREPDGPYAYGETAEVDLELIQQARGAIAHSWSEMQSFMNDQKFAVLSRKKMECNEEKKERAKKIRDRYKKRWNEVRDEWFSRSLNSYLKDMVDLHPVMEQLAKIVKDFKQRYEQLKKEKAIVDFSDLEHYCLHILLGETATPAELVPSNVAESFQKQFSEVLIDEYQDTNLVQETLLRLLTDGKEAGHLFMVGDVKQSIYRFRHAEPSLFLNKYKMYGTEESEGERIDLARNFRSRKQVLDATNYIFRQVLDEEVGEMEYEKEAELIYSNKIYDELTSEDADAELLLIDREAKEDESEEDEAYKDLEKAQLEARAYGKMIRKWLGYEGGEPLQIADKETGTKRSLQYRDIVILMRSMTWAPTIVDELKQQGIPIYAELSTGYFEAIEIKVMLSFLKVIDNPMQDIPLASVLKSPIVGLNEDELAQIRLAKKKATYYEAMKAYVVKNELGRKVDAFLEQLKSFRERARQGALSELIWDIFRETGYYDFVGGMPGGRQRQANLRALYDRARSYETTSFRGLFRFLRFIERIEERGDDLGAARALGEQEDVVRIMTIHKSKGLEFPVVIFGAMDKQFNMMDLKNRYLLHKDYGFGSRYINPDKRIMYPTLAYHALKQAKRRELLAEEMRVLYVALTRAKEKLVMVGNVASFEKNQEKWQNYVETRDWVLPPHERLEAKSYLDWVGPALIRHHHTGDLRGDLEVMTAEEIQYDESQWRVSIAHGSEFAILDEVKEQRDEQLQEAVEEWKTVEVDAEVDDHYVRRLDFVYPHRQAAYTRAKQTVTEIKRQRETKDEYSSDQLLIPYRAPIVKRPRFMQQEKELSAAERGTAMHTVMQHLPFTKVWTAKEVEEYVEHLVLKEVLLREEADLIDFSAVADFFQTSIGQFVLEAEHVEREVPFSLTLPAHQVYANWEAETDEQVFIQGVIDAMVPFEDGWMILDYKSDAIPDGGEDVETQFTDRYRTQLNLYQVALEKIWKQPVRKSCLYFFSGSLVVEVDTHGGDL from the coding sequence ATGGTCAGTTGGACGAAAGAACAGGAGCGAGCGATCTACTCACATGGATCGAATATACTGGTCGCAGCGGCAGCAGGCTCAGGGAAAACTGCCGTCCTTGTCGAACGGATCATCCAAAAGCTTTTGCACAAGGACGATCCCGTCGATATTGATTCGTTACTTGTCGTGACATTTACGAATGCAGCAGCCCAGGAGATGCGCAACCGTGTCGGCCAGGCACTTGCAAAAGCTCTTGAGGAAAATCCGGATTCTCATCATTTGAAAAAACAGCTCTCATTATTGCAAAACGCTTCAATTTCCACTCTGCACTCATTTTGTATGGAAGTCGTAAGGCGCTATGCTTATCTGCTGGACCTTGATCCAGGATTCCGGATCGCTGATACGGTCGAGGCGGATTTGATTCAACAAGAAGTGCTTGAGGATTTGTTTGAGGACTGGTACGGCAAAGAAGGAGAAGAGCAGCAGCGATTTTTTGACGTGGTCGAACGTTTTTCCAGTGATCGCAGTGATTTGGATGTTGAAAAATTAGTGCTCGATCTTTATACTTTTGCGACCCAAAACCCTTGGCCGGATGCTTGGCTCGATCAAATGGTCGGGATGTATAATGTGGCGCGCGACGCAGAGGAAGCGGACTTGCCCTGGTTAGCGCTCCTCAAGCATGAAGTGTCAAGCCAATTAAAAGCGATGGAAGCGGAAGCACGGCAAGTGCTCGATCTCACCCGTGAACCAGATGGACCATACGCTTATGGGGAGACGGCAGAAGTTGACTTGGAGTTGATCCAGCAGGCCCGGGGCGCGATTGCCCATTCCTGGTCGGAAATGCAGTCGTTCATGAATGATCAGAAATTTGCTGTGTTATCCCGTAAGAAAATGGAATGCAATGAAGAGAAGAAAGAGAGAGCGAAAAAAATTCGCGATCGCTATAAAAAGCGTTGGAATGAAGTACGGGATGAATGGTTTTCCCGTTCCCTGAACAGCTATTTAAAAGACATGGTGGATTTACATCCCGTGATGGAACAGTTGGCAAAGATCGTCAAAGATTTCAAACAGCGTTACGAACAGTTGAAGAAAGAAAAAGCGATTGTCGACTTTTCTGATTTGGAGCATTATTGTTTGCACATTTTGCTTGGTGAAACAGCTACCCCGGCTGAACTGGTCCCTTCCAATGTAGCGGAAAGTTTCCAGAAGCAGTTTTCCGAAGTGTTGATTGATGAATACCAGGATACGAACCTCGTGCAAGAAACCTTGCTCCGCTTGCTGACAGATGGAAAAGAGGCGGGCCATTTGTTCATGGTCGGTGATGTGAAACAGAGTATTTACCGTTTCCGCCATGCAGAGCCCTCGCTGTTCTTGAATAAGTACAAAATGTATGGGACAGAAGAAAGTGAAGGGGAGCGCATCGATCTTGCCCGTAACTTCAGGAGCCGCAAACAAGTCCTGGATGCGACGAACTATATTTTCCGTCAAGTGCTAGATGAAGAAGTGGGAGAAATGGAATATGAGAAAGAGGCTGAACTCATTTACAGTAACAAAATTTATGATGAGCTGACTTCAGAGGATGCTGATGCAGAGCTTTTACTCATTGACAGGGAAGCTAAAGAGGACGAATCGGAAGAAGATGAAGCCTACAAAGATTTAGAAAAAGCACAGCTTGAAGCCCGGGCGTATGGCAAGATGATCCGCAAGTGGCTTGGTTACGAGGGGGGGGAACCGCTGCAAATCGCAGATAAAGAAACAGGGACAAAGCGTTCGCTTCAATATCGTGACATCGTCATTTTGATGCGTTCGATGACATGGGCCCCCACTATCGTTGATGAACTGAAGCAGCAAGGGATCCCTATTTATGCTGAGCTTTCCACCGGATATTTTGAAGCTATTGAAATCAAAGTGATGCTTAGCTTCTTGAAGGTGATCGACAATCCGATGCAGGATATTCCACTTGCGTCTGTGCTGAAATCACCGATTGTAGGATTGAATGAAGATGAACTTGCCCAAATCAGGCTTGCTAAGAAGAAAGCCACTTATTATGAAGCCATGAAGGCTTATGTGGTGAAAAATGAGCTGGGGCGTAAAGTCGATGCCTTTTTGGAACAGCTGAAAAGCTTCCGTGAACGTGCAAGACAAGGGGCGTTATCTGAACTCATATGGGATATTTTCCGTGAGACAGGTTATTACGACTTCGTCGGAGGCATGCCGGGCGGCCGTCAGCGTCAGGCCAATTTAAGGGCATTATACGACAGGGCACGTTCCTATGAAACGACCTCATTCCGTGGCTTGTTCCGGTTTTTGCGGTTCATCGAACGTATTGAAGAACGCGGCGATGACCTTGGTGCAGCCCGGGCCCTCGGTGAACAGGAAGATGTCGTCCGCATCATGACGATTCACAAGAGTAAAGGACTTGAGTTTCCTGTTGTGATTTTCGGAGCGATGGATAAACAATTCAATATGATGGATTTGAAAAATCGTTATCTTTTGCATAAAGATTATGGGTTCGGTTCACGATACATCAATCCAGATAAACGAATCATGTATCCGACTCTTGCCTATCACGCCCTTAAACAAGCAAAACGAAGAGAACTGTTGGCTGAAGAAATGCGCGTTTTATATGTAGCATTGACGAGGGCGAAAGAGAAGCTCGTCATGGTTGGGAACGTGGCCTCATTCGAGAAAAACCAGGAAAAATGGCAAAATTACGTGGAGACGCGTGATTGGGTGCTCCCACCTCATGAACGTCTGGAAGCAAAATCGTACTTAGACTGGGTGGGTCCGGCACTTATCCGTCACCATCATACCGGTGACCTTCGTGGGGATTTGGAAGTGATGACAGCTGAAGAAATCCAATACGATGAATCACAATGGAGAGTGAGTATTGCCCATGGAAGTGAGTTTGCTATTCTTGATGAAGTGAAAGAACAGCGCGATGAACAGTTACAGGAAGCAGTTGAAGAGTGGAAGACTGTCGAGGTGGATGCAGAGGTCGATGATCATTATGTAAGACGTCTGGACTTTGTTTATCCACACCGGCAGGCTGCCTATACGAGAGCAAAGCAAACCGTTACCGAAATCAAACGCCAGCGAGAAACGAAAGATGAATATTCGAGTGATCAGCTGCTAATTCCTTACCGCGCCCCAATCGTGAAACGACCGCGATTCATGCAGCAGGAGAAAGAATTGTCTGCCGCTGAACGAGGGACAGCGATGCATACCGTCATGCAGCATCTTCCTTTTACAAAAGTATGGACTGCGAAGGAAGTAGAGGAATATGTAGAGCATCTCGTCTTGAAAGAAGTCCTTCTTCGTGAAGAAGCGGATCTCATTGATTTTTCTGCAGTGGCCGATTTTTTCCAAACCTCAATAGGACAGTTTGTGCTTGAAGCAGAGCATGTCGAGCGGGAGGTACCTTTCAGTTTGACGCTCCCTGCGCATCAGGTATATGCGAATTGGGAAGCAGAAACTGATGAGCAAGTGTTCATCCAGGGAGTCATCGATGCCATGGTTCCTTTTGAAGACGGATGGATGATCCTTGATTATAAATCTGATGCAATACCGGACGGTGGAGAAGACGTGGAAACACAATTTACCGACCGTTACCGCACACAATTGAACTTATACCAAGTAGCGCTCGAAAAGATATGGAAGCAACCTGTCCGGAAAAGCTGTTTGTATTTCTTCAGTGGATCACTCGTTGTGGAGGTCGATACTCATGGGGGAGACCTGTGA